The Anticarsia gemmatalis isolate Benzon Research Colony breed Stoneville strain chromosome 18, ilAntGemm2 primary, whole genome shotgun sequence DNA window TACATGATACACTTTTAGCTATTTAAAATTAGCAACGACTGACTATTAGATCTAATAGACATAATTATTAGACTGCTAGCTAGATAATCTCCCTATTTTACTTGCGGTTGTGAAAACATCAAGCGATGCTagaaaaaacatacattttctttcTCTCAAACAGAGTCGCGGATAACAGCTAGTtaggaatttaataaaaacataaaaagcgAGTGATGTGAATGCGAACATCTAGTTTAACAtatcttttacttttattgcaaGAGTTATGACATTTTTACGAGAAAACTCTAAGGCTTTTAGTGTAAGTAGAGTTGATATTTATCTCAATGTTcagtatcaaataaaatgtaaacgaCATGTATTAAATGTTGCAAATCAAAGATGAAGGAAAGACAAAGTTATGAaacctactactactactacgaTAGAACCTAAAGAAATccatacaatatattttactcgTAAATGAGCAAgttttgtctgtctgtaacgtTTTTTCGGTTAAATTATTGCCCCAGTTTTGATGAAGTTTAGTCAGGaggtatttaaaaagaaatgggctataaaaaaaaattaagtggaTCATATTGGTTGAGTTGCAAAAGTGGCACGTTTGTGCGGTCGAACTAGGGGGTGAAACTATGTAAGTACGCGAGCGGAGTCGTGTAGTGTAGCAGTAGTATAACAATAGAATAAACTCTACCTctccaataaataaaatcaagtcCATATTTACTTAACGAATGACGGCAAAGcgaaaaaatcttaatttcacattgtactaaaataaagGACAATCTACGCGAATAGCGATTAAACAAACATACGGACAAACGTATCaattaatttctttgttttaaacctattatattacaaaattacgCTTACAGTTACAAAACTAAAGTACATTGGAAAATCAACCgtttatctttgaaataaagactaaatattttataatcggTTGATCGTCTTGCGTTGTTATGTTTGCgtatagataatatttgtaCAGATGTACTAGATTTAGTATGATGGTCTAACATGTATATATAGTGGTCCTATATGGAGGGTTGCGTGTATAGTATATACCGTTTGGTCACATCAAGACCAACAAGATGTTGCCTATCGTGCTGGTATTACTTGTCGCTACGGTGAGTGTTCTTTTTTTCAACCTTTTTCTATCGATGCGCTTTCAATCGATTCTCTTTTTTACCTTTTTCAACCGATGatcttttcttttaaagtaacttttttTCGTAAAATGAATTTATGGTAAATCTATTAGCTGATTCTTAAATTTGATCATTTCGCGGAGTCGTgtatcatagtttttaaaagaaataaacaagtCAGTGCTATTTTTACTAACAGTAAAAGCAGgcataaaactatattattagcTAAGTATTACATGTCCCAAATGCAggtttgttttcaattttcacgtttcaaaaaaaaataatcggaactttaaaattaaatcgtcaattagcaaattaatatttttgacgaCCAATATCGTTAAATAGGATATAGTCTCAGTAGACAAATTCTGACCTAAAGCacaagtatttaataaattataccgtcaaaaataaaatatagaatttaaaataaaacccgTACCTAATTAGATTTCTTTATTTGATCGTTTCAACGATATAAAATTCAAGCCACATAATCTGGTTGTTACCAACCGGGAACGAACCTGTTTCAAAGAGAGCACACAAGTGCCTATGGCAAATGGTCCTCAAAAGCTCTTTCGACGTTGTCAAAGGTCTCAATACGCAACCACCTGGGAATATTTGGATTTACATATAGACACCATGATTTTTGCTGAAACTCGGACAAACCGAAAAAAAATTAGAGGTATTTTCAATCATTGTTATGACTTTAACATTTGACTTAATGAAAAAGTTATATggattgtaatattttgataatcgACGCGCCTAAAAATCATAGTTTATTGGGAAATGTTAAAAAACGTGATTATGTAACTATGAATTGCCTATATCGAAActtaaattatcataaataacCTCTTTCTTTATGAGAAAGGTTTGTAGATAGTCCGCCATCGGAAGATTTCCAAAATTTTAACGCAATACATTCCGATTGACTgatatatatagatattttgttgcaataaataactaaaagtGAAATAACCTGTGAAAAAGactattaaactatttttaaatgtttaatactaTATGCCCTCGCTAGTGACAGCCAAATTCAATTCATTACTCACTAATTTATGCTTATTGTGtatcacaataaaattgttcGTTGCTGCTactaaacatacatttaaaaaacgtcaAAAAAGTCCTGAATTTTCCAAATCTATGGTGAATGTACATTTCCATGAATAAATGTATAGAGTGAGTGAGTCAGACAGGGTTCCAAGCGAGATCTGAGAGCATAATATATTGAAATCGAGTTTTGTAAATGACGGATCGCTCGATACGATAATAACGTGACAGAAATTCCAGATCCGACAACCGCTTACACCTAATATGATTGTAAAAtcgttgaatatttttaacataataatagtacTTTTTGGGAAGAAATCttccattttatattaatgatataGGAGTACATCAAATACTACTACCTATGATTGTTCACAAATGCAGGAGTCTTTGATCAAATTCCCGAGTCGGCAAAGTGTTGTCCTTTATATTCGACTAGGtgacccgcgcgacttcgcttgcgtcacataaaagagagtgggtcatattttttcccgtttttgtaacatattttgctggtaggtactctgcttctattggttgtagcgtgatgatatatagcctatagccttcctcgataaatgggctatctaacactgaaataatttttcaaatcggaccagaagttcctgagattagcgcgttcaaacaaacaaactcttcagctttataatgttaagtaTAGATGTCACGATAGTGCGAGTTCAAATCCTAATGACTGATCTACCCCCGTGATGTCAGTGAAAAATcaccatatttttgtaaaaatgtatgacGTCACATTCTCATTAATTTGTGTAATTGTTTCAGAGCGCTTTGGCTGCTCCATCGGTTCAACTAACCCAAGGCAGCATAAACGACATTGCTCCCGCTAAATCCAATGGCAGATTAGTCGGCGGGTAAGTAAACTGcacctttattttaaacaacGTATCACAAAACAGGGTGCAgggtacctcgattctctaccactatcgactaccgacaaccggctagctatcgaattttgacatttaggatgtactgccaaaaaagtttctacgacgcccgtcagaggcgctgataagattttcatataaaatttctcggtGACAGGTCGgctttcggtagtcgatagtaatagagaattgagctacagattAAAGtcattatgtattttattaacgaGAATAAACAAAAAGGAATAATGTTTACTTACACGAAAAGCAACAAAGAGGAAACTCGTGCTCGAGGTCACCTCTAAAAATTCTAAGTGGTCATACTGTGTATTTCTTcctgatttttttcttaagataCAACaagaaaacaatgtttttcaCTAGAAATGCTTAAATCTGTCTGTAAGGCTTTCACGACTATACTGCCAAACGAAATGTGGAATAATGAAATGTGTCATAGAACAAAACCCAATgtgctaaaattataaagtattttttttattttccccaaaatattcacaaaaacgCGCGGATCGTTCATGAAGATATTATGTAGCGATCACAGATTTCTACTTGACGACAATTTCTAGTTATTCttcaacagtaaataattttatttccagCTACTTATCGGACCGCGCGTTCGAGCTAGTCGACGGTGGAGACACCAACGTGTACATCCTGACTAGTCAACAAATCATCAATGACTTAGCCAACCAGAACAGCCCCTTCAGTCAGGCCCTCGCCGTTGGTCAGACCCTGGCTATCCTCTCACAACTCGCCACCGGCATCCCCGGAGACTCTTGCGCAGCAGCTGCCGTAAGTTTACCATTTTCAAATGttactactaaaaataaactgcgGGTACTCGTAAAAGTACGAGTATACAACTATACTGACAAGAGATGAACGAAGACTGGATTCTTAACCTTACTGTTCCATCTTGGTGAcagttatccgtcccaccggtcTATGAGATTGaagaaatagagagtgtacctgtgtattgtgcacacacttgaccactataaacaaagtctcgCACCGTAGGCCAGTTACAATAAAACCGACCACAGGATCCGGATATCGACTaggacattataattaaaataacatggCATTACTGTTTCTgtaacaaagtattttaaatatatactctATTCTTTTTGTGCAGCTCATCAACGCAGAAGCAAGCGGCAACCCTGGAGCCATCCGTAGCGCACTCTCCAACTTCGCCCAAAGCCTGAGCGTTGGCATCGACCAAATCGTTCAACTTTCTTCCAACCCCAACGGAGTCCGTTACGCAGTAAGtacaatcaaacattttaagAAATTCTCGTCCCAGTACCTGCAAGTATTCTTACCGGACAGTTTTCTACTTGAAAATGTTGAACTATCAACTCTGagcaattataattatgaagaaaagtATTAATTTCGTATCGTATCAATTGCTGGCTAGAATTGACAGCAATCGATACTGACTTACTTTTCACGTACATACCTGGAAAACAGAGGCACTCAGGTCAATTATCAGTTAGCCATGTTTCTTTGAATTTCTTGCACCAAAGTCTGCTTACCGTACTGAGAATTCTCTACgctattaaaaatgttctagAATAATCTACACCTACATAAGTACCCATCATTTCTCCAGTGATTTGGAACCAATATCAAGACCAACATTGGTTCAAATATTAATGACTTGCAAAGCCAATGCATACGAAACAAGGTGGAGTCCGTCATAAATCATATCGAGGAGTGGTCATTCATCAACAGGCTCTAACATTGTCCAAACCCCAAACATTGGACAACTATTCTTCGATTGTTATTGATATAGATGATTTTTCTCTCGCGTATATGAACAATGATTAATTGCTTGCGTATCGACAGACGTTCATGTGAAATATTGGTTTTGATGGAGCGTCGAAATACATTCACAGTTTAGGAAAATGGTAAATCATGCCGGGAATTCCATTTTTTGTTAGGTTTTTCAACTaacgataaattatttaaatacgaaaaatatataACGAAATAACTATATGTAGTTCATTATTGTCTTATGTTAAGAACAGGTTTCCTCCCACAATGAAAAACATCTACCATGATCTACCTATGCCAACTAATTGTCCGGTTAGATACTGCGTTCAAGAACTGTGTCAAAGAATTCCAAAGAAAGGTTTGGTTTTAAATTTACTCGAATTTCCGGGGAGCCTCGTCTTCTTGATCACCGGGCAACAGGAAAGATTGCTAGTATTTTAgagattaaaatgttaaattattttgtgtagaCTGGAGTCCAAGGCAAGTGCGGAGGAGGTGGCAGAACTTACAACTTCGAAGGTGCATGGTCCGCAATCCTCAGCTCCCCAGCCTCCCCAGCTGAACTTAGGTGAgtatcaaacatttatttttcttactagttataagaaaaataaatgtaatttatgaggttcccgggacaaatatttgtatgacgAGCACCAGTATCTGTTCTGAacgttgtttttaatttaatgtttttgtaaaattactgtGCCTGAATTGTccaatctatttatttatttcctatttttttctttgttcataTTGCCCAacgttgggcaagggtcttcttctGGAATGAGGAGACTAGGCCTTGAATCTGGAACACTGGCCAAAttccatttaaaaattaacattactacaagaactgtttaaagacCTTTGAGTCAACGCAGGTTTTGTCACGAGTGTTTCATAAATGTTGTTTCTTTTTGCAGCCTCCTGAACGAGTCCTATTGCGCCGCCAAGCGTCTATACGGAGCCTTCAACGCCCGCAGCAACAACGTCGGAGCATACATCACAGCAGCTTCTCTCCCATCTTTCAACAGACTGATCCAAGAAATCATCGGACCACTCGCTAACGTTCGTACCACTTTTTGCTTCCAAGAGTTTAtatagttgacccgcgcaacatcgcttgcgtcacataagagagaagaccagtagttcctgagataagcgcgttcaaacaaacaaacaaactaactctttagctttataatattagtatagataacttgCTACTCAGTTGAAGCTAAGCTGGAAACTATCTGACGGTGACTGAAAGTTGCTAGTTGGAACTTGACCATCAGCACGACAATCATAACATTTGTCGAacattaatgaaaaattaattaatttttcctAGCACTGGGCATTCATACATGGATGACTGCCGACTGGCCGGCTAGAATTTTGACAGACTTGGTCATACATTCGTTGTTGCTTTACGTTACGTTGTCTTGATaactattttta harbors:
- the LOC142980507 gene encoding fibroin light chain-like, with translation MLPIVLVLLVATSALAAPSVQLTQGSINDIAPAKSNGRLVGGYLSDRAFELVDGGDTNVYILTSQQIINDLANQNSPFSQALAVGQTLAILSQLATGIPGDSCAAAALINAEASGNPGAIRSALSNFAQSLSVGIDQIVQLSSNPNGVRYATGVQGKCGGGGRTYNFEGAWSAILSSPASPAELSLLNESYCAAKRLYGAFNARSNNVGAYITAASLPSFNRLIQEIIGPLANFLSAAANGNAGAAAGQAKQSLARAGNYGLI